Proteins encoded within one genomic window of Vanrija pseudolonga chromosome 3, complete sequence:
- the nirA_2 gene encoding Nitrogen assimilation transcription factor nirA, which produces MSAMLSRKRSSRACDGCKLRRMKCEDITVSPTSGAPTCKLCRDNRVECTFETPVRKRGPAPGFRRRAGSQSNDSPDESSKPSNLSAPTSGPHHQPRSEQPESSRMAANRATPPTGPHHHTRPKANPETGPVMRVRLLGLPPILIDELLAIYFTHVHNVWPLIYKPMFNPHTASAPLLLAMLAISACVATPPLGPKDGVDANKLFKMAETALPANESRLDLIQALLLLSLRQTGCGDKRSAFAYAGRASCMCLNLGLNLAPNKNTDKSEVELRSRVYWSTYLLDKVSAEETGRTYLLPYRRSSMPLPAVSEVDEFEAWPPQPLSSAPLPRSVRHVMPRRGHIMSYFVWTCRLAMIVEDILDLDIAGPPISNAWDEQFAAKMGAGPQTDLFTRAEQIAEQLEEWRRHMPAILEVDLARSVSPLPHHVVGLAWFNTTQILLYSRFIQRRNAGTPPQGPRPPESLVARAHAICSQAAEATVALLAHLDQHKLLGQVSADIIHLLSLITLFEAYDATDPDDELAHRARVNFAQCCIWLRDISSSWPSASAHKVFFEGLIQGGLKLLSHESGVGNNTATPQDDEPVADSPSIPDGLRAIGGRLASSTDTGVPLAPPTPFSMSAALSGPSGPSALFQLPQFYWNQLSTSQLPLAGDSNTGFSTAGSDVTGGWDFGTGRAGEGTPSGGAGTGDLEFPPPSVDWGGLPPDNGFIGPATEHQWGGGVDQGVGVGGAGLVNPTYMGVGQTSQPPNQTDIYQQLMSYMVEAAKGN; this is translated from the exons ATGTCGGCCATGCTGTCTCGCAAACGGTCGTCACGCGCCTGCGAT ggcTGCAAACT CCGGCGCATGAAATGTGAAGACATCACAGTGTCCCCGACgtctggcgcgccgacgtgcaAGCTCTGCCGAGACAATCGCGTCGAGTGCACCTTTGAGACCCCGGTGCGCAAGCG CGGCCCCGCGCCGGGTTTCCGTCGCCGTGCAGGCTCCCAGTCCAACGATTCGCCAGACGAGTCCAGCAAGCCGAGCAACCTCTCAGCGCCGACCTCCGGCCCACACCACCAGCCCCGATCCGAACAACCGGAGAGCTCCCGGATGGCAGCTAACCgggccacgccgcccacagGTCCGCATCACCACACCCGGCCAAAGGCCAACCCGGAGACGGGTCCCGTCATGCGTgtccgcctcctcggtctcCCTCCCATCCTGattgacgagctgctcgcgatCTACTTTACCCACGTTCAT AATGTGTGGCCCCTTATTTACAAGCCCATGTTCAACCCGcacacggcgtcggcaccgctgctcctcgccatgctcgccatctcggcgtGCGTTGCCACTCCGCCGTTGGGCCccaaggacggcgtcgatgcAAACAAGCTCTTCAAAATGGCCGAGACGGCCCTCCCAGCAAACGAATCACGCCTAGACCTTATACAAGCGCTTCTGCTGCTGTCTCTCCGCCAAACCGGGTGTGGTGACAAGCGCTCGGCATTCGCGTACGCCGGACGGGCAAGCTGCATGtgcctcaacctcggcctcaactTGGCTCCCAACAAGAACACTGACAAGTCCGAGGTCGAACTGCGGTCACGAGTCTATTGGTCTACCTACCTCCTAGACAAGGTGTccgccgaggagacgggcCGCACCTACCTCCTCCCTTACCGCCGGTCGTCAATGCCCCTGCCGGCAGtgagcgaggtcgacgagttTGAGGCATGGCCGCCGCAACCTCTCTCGTCGGCTCCACTACCACGCTCTGTCCGACATGtgatgccgaggcgcggGCACATCATGTCGTACTTTGTGTGGACCTGTCGACTGGCCATGATCGTCGAGGATATCCTCGACTTGGACATTGCCGGCCCACCCATCTCGAACGCATGGGACGAACAATTTGCCGCCAAGATGGGCGCAGGACCTCAGACCGATCTCTTCACCCGGGCAGAACAGATCGCTGAGCAACTCGAAGAGTGGCGACGACACATGCCGGCGATCCTTGaagtcgacctcgcgcgaAGTGTATCACCTCTGCCGCACCATGTCGTTGGCTTGGCG TGGTTCAACACGACCCAGATCCTTCTCTACTCTCGGTTCATTCAGCGCCGCAATGCCGGGACACCGCCCCaaggtcctcggccgccagAATCGCTCGTGGCCCGCGCACACGCCATCTGCTCGCAGGCAGCCGAGGCAACGGTCGCATTGCTAGCTCACCTGGACCAGCACAAGCTGCTTGGCCAGGTAAGCGCTGACATCATTCATCTGCTTAGCTTGATTACACTGTTTGAAG CCTATGACGCAACggaccccgacgacgagctggcccaCCGCGCTAGGGTCAACTTTGCGCAGTGCTGCATCTGGCTCCGAGACATCTCCTCGTCATGGCCGTCGGCATCCGCGCACAAGGTGTTCTTCGAAGGAC TTATCCAAGGAGGCCTCAAGTTGCTTTCTCACGAGTCGGGCGTTGGAAATAACACTGCCACGCCACAGGACGACGAACCAGTGGCCGACTCTCCTTCTATTCCCGACGGACTGCGAGCTATCGGCGGCAGACTGGCCTCGTCCACGGACACAGGAGTGCCGCTTgcgcccccgacgccgttCAGCATGTCGGCTGCCTTGTCTGGCCCGAGTGGTCCTAGCGCCCTGTTCCAGCTTCCTCAGTTCTACTGGAACCAgctgtcgacgagccagcTCCCACTTGCTGGTGATTCCAACACCGGATTCAGCACAGCCGGCAGCGATGTGACGGGTGGGTGGGACTTTGGCACCGGTCGTgcgggcgagggcacgcCGTCAGGCGGAGCCGGCACGGGCGACCTCGAGTTCCCCCCGCCGTCCGTCGACTGGGGTGGCCTGCCGCCAGACAATGGCTTCATTGGCCCGGCAACGGAGCACCagtggggcggcggggtcgaccAAGGCGTGGGCGTAGGCGGTGCGGGACTGGTGAACCCGACGTACATGGGTGTCGGGCAGACATCCCAGCCTCCCAACCAGACCGACATCTACCAGCAGCTGATGAGCTACATGGTGGAGGCGGCCAAGGGAAACTAA
- the aldA_4 gene encoding Aldehyde dehydrogenase has translation MRWARRLPLSSVLLRRGLATAPATHTKLSVPSLGEVTVPTGLFINNEWVAPAAGETFATVNPATGEHLVNVAHASASEVDTAVRAARSSFRSTWGMNVSGVERAAVISKLADLLERDADLIAALESLNSGKGIRMARTSDVADAVACLRYYAGLADKIHGQTIDSFGGEKLCYTLHQPIGVCGQIIPWNYPLLMWAWKVAPALAAGCTVVMKPSELTPLTALAMSDLAKEAGLPAGVLNTVPGLGATTGEAIARHQDIDKVAFTGSVATGRRISIAAAESNLKKVTLELGGKSPLLVFDSADVEEAADWTAVGIWFNSGQDCCASSRVYVQENVYDAYIAALKKRAEACAIGQPSAEDTSFGPLISAGQRDKVLAYIQSGRDEGASVVTGGRKWPQSNGGFWVEPTILADAHEGMKVVKEEIFGPVVVVSKFTDEAHALALANDTTFGLAAAVFTNDGRQATRVARALDAGTVWINQYNYIHAGVPFGGFKQSGIGRELGTYGLEAYTQVKAVHQNLSQRVSWPL, from the exons ATGCGCTGGGCAAGAAGActgcccttgtcgtcggtgCTCCTCCGTCGAGGGCtggccacggcgccggcgacgcacACCAAGCTGAGCGTGCCttccctcggcgaggtgaccGTGCCCACCGGCCTCTTCAT caACAATGAGTGGGTCGCCCCGGCCGCAGGAGAGACATTCGCAACGGTCAACCCGGCGACAGGAGAGCACCTGGTCAATGTCGCACACGCGAGTGCATCGGAAGTCGACACTGCCGTGAGGGCGGCACGGTCGTCGTTCCGGTCGACTTGGGGCATGAACGTCtcgggcgtcgagcgcgctgcAG TCATATCaaagctcgccgacctcctcgagcgcgatgccgacCTGATAGCGGCGCTGGAGAG cctCAACTCGGGCAAGGGAATCCGCATGGCTCG CACgtccgacgtcgccgacgccgtcgcctgccTGCGGTACTACGCCGGCCTGGCCGACAAGATCCACGGACAGACGATCGACAGCTTCGGCGGAGAGAAGTTGTGTTACACGCTCCACCAGCCCATCGGCGTGTGCGGCCAGAT CATCCCGTGGAACTACCCACTGCTCATGTGGGCGTGGaaggtcgcgccggcgctcgcggcgggctgCACGGTCGTCATGAAGCCGTCCGAGCTGACCCCGctgacggcgctggcgatgTCCGACCTCGCGAAGGAGGCTGGCCTGCCTGCTGGTGTGCTGAATACCGTCCCGGGGCtgggcgcgacgacaggcGAGGCCATCGCAAGGCATCAAGACATTGACAAG GTCGCTTTTACTGGCTCCGTTGCGACCGGCAGGCGCATCTCCATTGCTGCGGCTGAGTCCAACCTCAAAAAGGTCACACTCGAACTCGGCGGCAAGTCGCCGTTGCTGGTCTTTGACAGTGCGGAcgtggaggaggcggccgactGGACGGCCGTGGGCATCTGGTTCAACTCTGGTCAGGactgctgcgcgagctcaagG GTGTACGTCCAAGAAAACGTGTACGACGCGTACATTGCCGCGCTGAAGAAGCGCGCCGAAGCCTGCGCCATTGGTCAGCCGTCCGCCGAGGACACGTCCTTCGGTCCGCTCATATCGGCCGGGCAGCGGGACAAGGTGCTCGCGTACATCCAGTcggggcgcgacgagggcgcgagCGTCGTGACCGGCGGTCGCAAGTGGCCGCAGTCGAACGGCGGGTTCTGGGTCGAGCCGACGATTctggccgacgcgcacgaggGGATGaaggtcgtcaaggaggagatcTTTGGGCCAGTGGTGGTCGTGTCAAAGTTTaccgacgaggcgcacgcgctcgcgctggccaACGACACGACGTTTGGCCTCGCCGCAGCCGTGTTCACCAACGATGGGCGGCAGGccacgcgcgtcgcgcgcgcgctcgacgccggcacaGTCTGGATCAACCAGTACAACTACATccacgccggcgtgccgTTCGGCGGCTTCAAGCAGTCGGGCAtcgggcgcgagctcggcacatacggcctcgaggcgtaCACCCAGGTCAAGGCGGTGCACCAGAACCTGTCGCAGAGGGT ATCGTGGCCGCTCTAG
- the mcfS gene encoding Mitochondrial substrate carrier family protein S, translating to MADEFPLPIPPSKNRNDLAIELISGSVGGAAQVIVGQPLDTLKTRAQTAPKGQFKNTLDIFKVTVRNEGFLALYKGMASPLIGVAAVNSLLFSAYGAARRLVSPYPDLTVGQTALAGSMAGAANAILASPVEMFKIRMQGQYGGAGDKKLNAVVRDMWRQYGLRDGIMRGYWITFVREIPAYAGFYTGYETTKRFWIKQQGTTDLPIWALLSSGAVGGLGYWLACYPLDIAKSRVQLAAAPPSRGGWLTGGYITREIGAIVREGGTKALFRGLGPSLVRAVPAAASTFVAFELTRDYIHEHDLL from the exons atggccgacgagtTCCCCCTCCCCATCCCGCCCAGCAAGAACCGCAACGACCTCGCGATCGAGCTGATTTCCggctcggtcggcggcgcggcgcaggtcaTTGTCGGACAG CccctcgacacgctcaagaCG CGTGCCCAGACGGCACCCAAGGGCCAGTTCAAGAACACGCTCGACATCTTCAAGGTCACGGTGCGGAATGAGGGCTTCCTGGCGCTGTACAAGG GTATGGCATCCCCCCTCatcggcgtggcggcggtcaACTCTCTCCTCTTCTCGGCAtacggcgccgcccgccgcctcgtgaGCCCGTACCCCGACTTGACGGTCGGCCAGACGGCCTTGGCAGGAAGTATGGCGGGTGCCGCGAACGCGATCCTGGCCAGCCCG GTCGAAATGTTCAAGATCCGCATGCAGGGCcagtacggcggcgcgggagacaagaagctcaacgccgtcgtgcgcgacATGTGGCGCCAGTATGGGCTGCGCGATGGCATCATGCGGGGGTactgg ATCACCTTCGTCCGCGAGATCCCAGCCTACGCGGGCTTCTACACGGGCTACGAGACGACCAAGCGCTTCTGGATCAAGCAGCAGGGCACGACCGACCTGCCGATCTGGGCGCTGCTGTCGtccggcgccgtcggcggcctgggcTACTGGCTCGCGTGTTACCCgctcgacattgccaagagccgcgtgcagctcgccgcggcgccgcctagccgcggcggctggctgacGGGCGGGTACATTACGCGCGAGATTGGCGCGAttgtgcgcgagggcggAAC CAAGGCGCTGttccgcggcctcggcccctcGCTCGTCCGTGCCGTCcccgctgcggcgtcgacgttTGTCGCGTTCGAGCTCACCCGCG ACTACATCCACGAGCACGACCTGCTCTAA